In one window of Xiphophorus hellerii strain 12219 chromosome 23, Xiphophorus_hellerii-4.1, whole genome shotgun sequence DNA:
- the bbs12 gene encoding chaperonin-containing T-complex member BBS12 has protein sequence MLEGVVINSRQHVGLQKLSALSGRIRSSVGPFKNYKFIQDESSGDSVLVCSCFRIIENLEPACTVGQLVYETVRAHHQQYRTGSGCLLFLAGAWSHTALDSLQRGISVQHIITAMSEGIDICLDVCKKFSVSFKDLTVMEKCTAAPGGTKKASTNVSKEMANFHDKCLSKSGQRKVKLSRHFCGTKSGMLSTVRHPDQPDMIVIAESLSHGCEKAMKLAVEAAQMLLKTNQQRISDPLFDISKMLTCLVSGLPEDCACVVEGCILLLSDEQAVVAHMVKQQPLKVALITGDLSQTYRHLGFKSLPGEQCVRENLDLSASSKEDEWVDKVVKLLLNLEVKLILTAGLVSQKVIQHCCRHQILVVEKVNSSVLKTIGSSTGAIPVNYATQLTESCVGDGVNVEIWRDLSSYERKSLTAVNISTGRNSGLVTVVVTSCVHGKLQALEDQFWACAYRLHHALKDGALLPGAGGTEVLCVHQLQKQAEHNRVKDSKTGSAANLYRGLVLQLMADGLIDYITAVMVNTGRCSAANARTIVSKQLTEFHRDEISTGKFLQLVSQSKREDAGFSAVKPDETPTLNIYDNLSVKQEAWRKALDLVFLVLQTDAEIITGTGQKNEGNLMLL, from the coding sequence ATGCTGGAAGGCGTAGTAATAAACAGTCGACAACATGTTGGACTCCAGAAACTCTCAGCACTTTCAGGAAGGATACGGTCCTCCGTTGGTCCGTTTAAAAACTACAAGTTCATCCAAGATGAATCGAGTGGGGACTCAGTTCTGGTGTGCTCATGCTTTCGTATCATTGAGAACCTGGAACCTGCATGCACGGTGGGTCAGCTGGTTTATGAGACTGTTCGAGCCCATCATCAGCAGTACCGCACAGGGTCTGGATGCTTGCTGTTTCTTGCAGGAGCTTGGAGCCATACTGCATTGGACAGCCTCCAGAGAGGCATTTCAGTTCAGCACATAATCACAGCTATGTCTGAGGGGATTGATATTTGCTTGGATGTTTGCAAgaaattttcagtttcattcaaGGACCTCACTGTAATGGAGAAATGCACTGCTGCACCTGGAGGTACAAAGAAAGCTTCTACCAACGTATCTAAAGAGATGGCAAACTTTCATGACAAGTGTCTAAGCAAGAGTGGACAAAGAAAGGTTAAGCTCAGCAGACATTTTTGTGGGACCAAGTCGGGAATGCTCTCCACAGTTCGGCATCCTGATCAGCCTGACATGATAGTCATTGCTGAGTCTTTGAGCCATGGTTGTGAAAAGGCTATGAAATTGGCAGTTGAAGCTGCTCAGATGCTGTTAAAGACAAACCAACAACGTATCAGCGATCCCttgtttgacatttcaaaaatgttaaccTGTCTTGTTTCTGGTTTACCAGAGGACTGCGCATGTGTTGTTGAAGGCTGCATTCTTCTTTTATCTGACGAGCAGGCTGTAGTTGCTCATATGGTAAAACAACAACCCCTGAAAGTTGCTCTTATTACTGGAGATCTGTCTCAGACCTACCGCCATCTGGGCTTCAAAAGCCTACCAGGTGAACAATGTGTGCGTGAGAACTTGGATTTGTCAGCTTCAAGCAAAGAGGATGAATGGGTGGATAAGGTTGTGAAACTACTCTTGAACCTGGAAGTGAAACTGATACTAACTGCTGGCCTTGTCAGCCAGAAGGTCATCCAGCACTGTTGTAGGCATCAGATTCTCGTGGTGGAAAAGGTCAACTCTTCTGTTTTGAAGACTATTGGCAGCTCAACTGGAGCTATTCCAGTAAACTATGCCACGCAGTTAACGGAGTCTTGTGTCGGTGATGGTGTTAATGTTGAGATCTGGAGGGACCTCAGCAGCTATGAGAGGAAATCTTTAACAGCTGTGAACATTTCCACTGGGAGGAATAGTGGGCTGGTCACAGTGGTTGTAACAAGTTGCGTACATGGCAAGCTGCAAGCTCTGGAGGACCAATTCTGGGCCTGTGCGTACCGTTTACACCATGCACTGAAAGATGGAGCCCTGTTGCCTGGTGCTGGAGGAACCGAGGTGCTTTGTGTTCATCAGCTACAAAAGCAAGCAGAACACAACAGAGTGAAAGACAGCAAAACTGGGTCAGCAGCTAACCTCTACAGAGGTCTCGTGCTACAACTCATGGCAGATGGTTTAATAGATTACATAACGGCTGTAATGGTTAACACAGGAAGGTGCTCAGCAGCCAATGCTAGGACTATTGTCAGCAAGCAACTGACGGAATTTCACAGAGATGAAATAAGCACAGGGAAGTTTTTGCAACTTGTTTCGCAGAGCAAAAGAGAGGATGCAGGTTTCTCAGCAGTGAAACCAGATGAAACACCGACTTTGAACATCTATGATAACTTGAGTGTGAAGCAGGAAGCTTGGAGGAAAGCTTTAGACCTAGTTTTTCTAGTTCTACAGACTGATGCAGAAATCATCACAGGAACTGGCCAAAAAAATGAGGGGAATCTGATGCTGCTTTGA